A stretch of the Xiphias gladius isolate SHS-SW01 ecotype Sanya breed wild chromosome 21, ASM1685928v1, whole genome shotgun sequence genome encodes the following:
- the opn1sw2 gene encoding opsin-1, short-wave-sensitive 2 isoform X1: MKHGRVMELPEDFWIPIALDTNNITSLSPFLIPQDHLASSGTFYAMAVYMFFVFTVGTGINLLTIACTVQYKKLRSHLNYILVNLAVANLLVSCVGSFTACCSFASRYFIFGPLACKIEGFMATLGGMVSLWSLAVIAFERWLVICKPLGNFVFKPDHALACCIFTWVFALLASVPPLVGWSRYIPEGLQCSCGPDWYTTNNKYNNESYVIFLFCFCFAVPFFTIMFCYGQLLITLKMAAKAQAESASTQKAEREVTRMVVVMVLGFLVCWMPYASFALWVVNNRGQPFDLRFATIPSIFSKSSAVYNPVIYILLNKQFRSCMMKMLGMGGGEDEESSTQSSVTEVSKVGPA, encoded by the exons ATGAAGCACGGCCGGGTTATGGAGCTGCCAGAGGATTTCTGGATCCCCATCGCGCTGGATACCAACAACATCACGTCTCTCAGCCCCTTCCTCATCCCCCAGGACCATTTAGCAAGCTCAGGCACCTTCTATGCAATGGCCGTATACATGTTCTTTGTATTTACTGTGGGCACTGGCATAAATCTGCTTACAATTGCATGCACCGTCCAATACAAGAAGCTCCGGTCCCACCTCAACTACATCCTGGTGAACTTGGCCGTGGCGAACCTTCTCGTGTCCTGTGTGGGCTCCTTCACGGCCTGCTGCTCCTTTGCATCCAGATATTTCATCTTTGGACCTCTAGCGTGCAAAATTGAAGGTTTTATGGCGACACTTGGTG GTATGGTAAGCCTGTGGTCTCTGGCTGTGATAGCTTTTGAAAGATGGCTGGTCATCTGCAAGCCACTTGGTAACTTTGTTTTCAAGCCTGACCATGCTTTAGCTTGCTGCATATTCACCTGGGTGTTTGCACTGTTGGCCTCAGTTCCTCCACTTGTTGGATGGAGCAG ATATATCCCAGAAGGCCTTCAGTGCTCCTGTGGACCAGACTGGTAcaccacaaacaacaaatacaacaatgaaTCCTACGTGATATTccttttctgcttctgctttgcTGTTCCCTTTTTCACCATTATGTTCTGCTACGGTCAGCTGCTCATTACACTGAAAATG GCAGCGAAGGCCCAAGCTGAGTCTGCCTCCACCCagaaggcagagagggaggtgaCCAGGATGGTGGTTGTCATGGTGCTGGGCTTCCTGGTGTGCTGGATGCCCTATGCCAGTTTTGCTCTGTGGGTTGTGAACAACCGTGGGCAACCGTTCGACCTGAGATTTGCTACTATACCATCCATCTTCTCCAAGTCCTCTGCAGTCTACAACCCAGTCATCTATATTTTACTCAATAAACAG
- the opn1sw2 gene encoding opsin-1, short-wave-sensitive 2 isoform X2, with product MELPEDFWIPIALDTNNITSLSPFLIPQDHLASSGTFYAMAVYMFFVFTVGTGINLLTIACTVQYKKLRSHLNYILVNLAVANLLVSCVGSFTACCSFASRYFIFGPLACKIEGFMATLGGMVSLWSLAVIAFERWLVICKPLGNFVFKPDHALACCIFTWVFALLASVPPLVGWSRYIPEGLQCSCGPDWYTTNNKYNNESYVIFLFCFCFAVPFFTIMFCYGQLLITLKMAAKAQAESASTQKAEREVTRMVVVMVLGFLVCWMPYASFALWVVNNRGQPFDLRFATIPSIFSKSSAVYNPVIYILLNKQFRSCMMKMLGMGGGEDEESSTQSSVTEVSKVGPA from the exons ATGGAGCTGCCAGAGGATTTCTGGATCCCCATCGCGCTGGATACCAACAACATCACGTCTCTCAGCCCCTTCCTCATCCCCCAGGACCATTTAGCAAGCTCAGGCACCTTCTATGCAATGGCCGTATACATGTTCTTTGTATTTACTGTGGGCACTGGCATAAATCTGCTTACAATTGCATGCACCGTCCAATACAAGAAGCTCCGGTCCCACCTCAACTACATCCTGGTGAACTTGGCCGTGGCGAACCTTCTCGTGTCCTGTGTGGGCTCCTTCACGGCCTGCTGCTCCTTTGCATCCAGATATTTCATCTTTGGACCTCTAGCGTGCAAAATTGAAGGTTTTATGGCGACACTTGGTG GTATGGTAAGCCTGTGGTCTCTGGCTGTGATAGCTTTTGAAAGATGGCTGGTCATCTGCAAGCCACTTGGTAACTTTGTTTTCAAGCCTGACCATGCTTTAGCTTGCTGCATATTCACCTGGGTGTTTGCACTGTTGGCCTCAGTTCCTCCACTTGTTGGATGGAGCAG ATATATCCCAGAAGGCCTTCAGTGCTCCTGTGGACCAGACTGGTAcaccacaaacaacaaatacaacaatgaaTCCTACGTGATATTccttttctgcttctgctttgcTGTTCCCTTTTTCACCATTATGTTCTGCTACGGTCAGCTGCTCATTACACTGAAAATG GCAGCGAAGGCCCAAGCTGAGTCTGCCTCCACCCagaaggcagagagggaggtgaCCAGGATGGTGGTTGTCATGGTGCTGGGCTTCCTGGTGTGCTGGATGCCCTATGCCAGTTTTGCTCTGTGGGTTGTGAACAACCGTGGGCAACCGTTCGACCTGAGATTTGCTACTATACCATCCATCTTCTCCAAGTCCTCTGCAGTCTACAACCCAGTCATCTATATTTTACTCAATAAACAG